A window of Carboxydocella sporoproducens DSM 16521 contains these coding sequences:
- a CDS encoding DMT family transporter, whose amino-acid sequence MQYLLLVLTAFFWGGAFIAGKVAVKTTPPFVVAFLRFLIAGILLLLLLRRREGWPDWRKKENFSGLFFLGLTGVFGYNMLFFEALKHTSPVNGSLIVAANPGVTALINRFWHGERLGPRRWLGILLSFTGVTLVICRGDLELLANLRFNFGDILLVGATLCWALYSIKGKEVMNNFTPLAATAFACTFGALLLLPFALWQGGQQGWSWLGQAQPWLAIIFLAIFASVLGFVWWYQGVQAIGASRAAIFINLVPISVMLMSALQGEKLTWVQLLGAALVLGGVYLTSMAKVQPGRAH is encoded by the coding sequence GTGCAATATTTATTACTGGTATTGACAGCTTTTTTCTGGGGTGGGGCCTTTATTGCTGGAAAAGTGGCAGTAAAGACGACACCCCCTTTTGTCGTGGCTTTTTTACGTTTTCTGATAGCTGGTATTTTACTTTTGTTGCTACTGAGGCGTCGGGAGGGTTGGCCGGACTGGCGGAAGAAAGAAAATTTCTCTGGTCTTTTCTTTTTAGGTCTAACCGGGGTGTTTGGCTATAATATGCTATTTTTTGAGGCTCTCAAACATACTTCTCCTGTCAATGGTTCCCTGATTGTGGCGGCCAATCCCGGAGTTACGGCTTTAATCAATCGCTTCTGGCATGGTGAAAGACTGGGTCCACGGCGCTGGCTGGGGATTCTGCTGTCCTTTACCGGGGTTACTCTGGTCATCTGCCGGGGAGATCTGGAGCTGCTGGCCAATTTGCGCTTTAATTTTGGCGATATTCTGCTGGTGGGCGCTACTTTGTGCTGGGCCCTTTATTCCATCAAAGGCAAAGAGGTCATGAACAACTTTACTCCCCTGGCGGCCACGGCTTTTGCCTGTACGTTCGGGGCCTTATTACTCTTGCCTTTTGCCCTCTGGCAGGGGGGGCAACAGGGATGGAGCTGGCTGGGACAGGCCCAGCCCTGGCTGGCCATTATCTTTTTGGCAATTTTTGCTTCTGTGCTGGGGTTTGTCTGGTGGTACCAGGGAGTGCAGGCTATCGGGGCATCCCGGGCTGCCATTTTCATCAATCTGGTGCCCATTTCAGTGATGCTGATGTCAGCCCTGCAGGGGGAAAAGTTGACCTGGGTACAGCTGCTGGGAGCAGCCCTGGTGCTGGGTGGGGTTTATCTGACCTCCATGGCTAAAGTCCAGCCTGGCCGGGCACACTAA
- the spoIIP gene encoding stage II sporulation protein P, whose product MRFKGRTAGWLALGLTTLLAAWWNIPTRAQVEAVDKVGQIAPKMDARQMLQRELPLLGTEMMWTSPEWLPVGKPQVYLAQGIPFLRVMAEEEEWNDSDKPVARTDRVVDSVYQPQADPHEEVKPEQVPGLGQFRLWLPAGQKVPLVGIYNTHTSETYRLTDKTDKVPGEKGGVFAAASALAEELSSRYGIGVVQSQAIHDENWLLHNPYANSAVTARQMLEKYPDLQLLIDIHRDAEVPRENSVVKIQGREAARIMLVVGTNSRGNHPSWQKNLAFAQQLAKQIEQQYPGLVRKVMTKPGRYNQHLHPRAVLIEIGSTSNSTAEAEYTARLLAKMVADVVKK is encoded by the coding sequence ATGCGGTTCAAAGGCAGGACAGCGGGCTGGTTAGCCCTGGGTTTGACTACTTTGCTGGCGGCCTGGTGGAATATTCCCACCCGGGCCCAGGTGGAGGCGGTAGATAAGGTGGGGCAAATAGCGCCCAAAATGGATGCCCGTCAGATGTTACAGCGGGAATTGCCTTTGCTGGGAACGGAAATGATGTGGACAAGCCCGGAATGGCTGCCGGTAGGCAAACCCCAGGTATATCTGGCCCAGGGGATTCCCTTCTTGCGAGTGATGGCCGAAGAGGAGGAATGGAATGACAGTGATAAACCAGTGGCCCGGACCGATAGGGTGGTGGATAGTGTCTATCAGCCCCAGGCTGATCCGCATGAAGAGGTCAAACCGGAACAGGTGCCGGGTTTAGGTCAGTTTCGCCTCTGGTTGCCAGCGGGACAGAAGGTTCCTCTGGTTGGGATTTATAATACCCATACTTCCGAAACCTATCGCCTTACTGATAAAACCGACAAGGTACCCGGGGAAAAAGGCGGGGTTTTTGCCGCTGCTTCCGCCCTGGCGGAAGAGCTGAGCAGCCGCTATGGCATTGGCGTAGTGCAGAGCCAGGCTATTCATGATGAAAACTGGCTTCTGCATAATCCCTATGCCAATTCGGCTGTGACGGCCCGGCAGATGCTGGAAAAGTATCCGGACTTGCAGCTTCTTATCGATATTCACCGGGATGCAGAAGTGCCCCGGGAGAACAGTGTGGTAAAAATCCAGGGCCGGGAGGCCGCCCGGATTATGCTGGTGGTGGGCACCAACAGCAGGGGCAATCACCCCAGCTGGCAAAAAAACCTGGCTTTTGCCCAGCAGCTGGCAAAGCAGATTGAGCAACAATATCCAGGCCTGGTGCGAAAGGTGATGACTAAACCAGGCCGCTATAACCAGCATCTCCATCCCCGGGCTGTTTTGATTGAAATTGGGAGTACAAGCAATTCTACAGCTGAGGCAGAATACACTGCCCGCCTGCTGGCTAAAATGGTAGCAGATGTTGTCAAGAAATAA
- a CDS encoding phage holin family protein — protein MLGAIVRFIVSAIVLMVVSFLVPGFKVAGFVGALIAAAVIAILGYVAELVLGDKVSPRSRGLVGFITAAVVIYLAQFIVPAQISASILGALIAAFVIGLIDAVVPTMIR, from the coding sequence ATGCTGGGAGCGATTGTGCGTTTTATAGTCTCTGCCATAGTACTTATGGTTGTCAGTTTCCTGGTACCCGGCTTTAAGGTTGCCGGTTTCGTCGGCGCCCTGATAGCAGCAGCGGTTATTGCGATTCTGGGTTATGTGGCTGAGCTGGTACTGGGAGACAAAGTCTCACCGCGTAGCCGGGGTCTGGTCGGCTTTATTACCGCAGCGGTGGTTATCTATCTGGCCCAGTTTATCGTTCCGGCCCAGATCAGCGCTTCCATTCTGGGAGCATTGATTGCCGCTTTTGTCATCGGTTTGATCGATGCAGTGGTACCGACCATGATTCGCTAA
- the rpsT gene encoding 30S ribosomal protein S20, giving the protein MANIKSAAKRAIKARKRALRNAAIKSTVKTAIRRFHEALATTDVDTAKAALVKACRLLDKAVTKGVLHKNAAARRKSRLTRKFNQIAG; this is encoded by the coding sequence GTGGCCAACATCAAGTCCGCAGCCAAAAGAGCTATCAAAGCCAGAAAGCGTGCTCTGCGCAATGCTGCCATCAAATCCACCGTAAAAACTGCCATCCGGCGTTTCCATGAAGCTCTGGCCACCACTGATGTGGATACCGCCAAAGCTGCTTTAGTTAAGGCTTGCCGCCTGTTGGACAAGGCAGTTACCAAAGGTGTTCTACATAAGAACGCCGCTGCTCGGCGCAAATCCCGTTTAACCAGGAAATTCAATCAAATCGCCGGCTAA
- the holA gene encoding DNA polymerase III subunit delta codes for MLAADGVLQSIKRGVVSPLYFIYGEETWQIRELVRAFRELLAPALRDFNLQVLDGKNTSWEQLVNSARTIPFLAERRVVIVENWQALLAGEGGQGEEVFLSYLSDPNPATTLVLVQEGKPDKGRKAVKALEKAAQVVQCTQPKGSELLEFIRNQARQLGLRLEEEAIRELALMAGSNLPLLHQELQKLALYAQGEMLNKDQIQELVAPSPEATIFQLMDAVAEGRFTAALPLLKELLFHGEPPARILYMLTRQFRLLWQASLLAARGYGDKQIAAQINAPPFAVPKLLRQSRRFSEGDFYTIWDILLEADLALKTSRQDQQLVLELTILRLCGKK; via the coding sequence ATGCTGGCAGCAGACGGAGTTTTACAGAGCATCAAAAGAGGGGTAGTCAGTCCCCTTTATTTTATCTATGGTGAGGAAACCTGGCAGATTCGGGAGCTGGTACGGGCTTTTCGGGAGTTGCTGGCTCCCGCGCTGCGGGATTTTAATTTACAGGTACTGGATGGGAAGAACACTTCCTGGGAGCAGCTGGTAAACAGCGCCCGCACCATTCCCTTTCTGGCTGAACGGCGGGTAGTAATCGTGGAAAACTGGCAGGCCCTGCTCGCGGGAGAAGGCGGGCAGGGGGAAGAAGTCTTTTTGAGCTACCTGTCTGATCCCAACCCGGCCACGACCCTGGTGCTGGTCCAGGAAGGCAAGCCGGATAAAGGGCGGAAAGCGGTGAAGGCCCTGGAAAAAGCAGCCCAGGTGGTGCAGTGTACCCAACCCAAAGGCAGTGAATTGCTGGAGTTTATCCGCAACCAGGCCAGGCAGCTGGGCTTGAGACTGGAAGAGGAGGCGATCCGGGAGCTGGCCCTGATGGCAGGTAGTAACCTGCCTTTGCTCCACCAGGAGCTGCAAAAACTGGCCCTGTATGCCCAGGGGGAGATGCTGAACAAGGACCAGATTCAGGAGCTGGTGGCCCCTAGTCCAGAAGCAACCATCTTTCAGCTGATGGATGCGGTGGCTGAAGGGCGCTTTACCGCAGCCTTACCGCTGTTGAAAGAACTTCTTTTTCACGGGGAACCACCGGCACGCATCCTGTATATGCTTACCCGCCAGTTTCGCTTGCTCTGGCAGGCCAGTTTGCTGGCAGCACGGGGCTACGGGGATAAGCAAATAGCTGCCCAGATCAATGCCCCCCCTTTTGCTGTTCCCAAATTACTGCGCCAGAGCCGCCGGTTTTCTGAGGGGGATTTCTATACCATCTGGGACATACTGCTGGAGGCAGATCTGGCCCTCAAAACCAGTCGCCAGGACCAGCAGCTGGTGCTGGAGCTGACAATTTTACGGTTGTGCGGAAAAAAATAA